In Penaeus chinensis breed Huanghai No. 1 chromosome 26, ASM1920278v2, whole genome shotgun sequence, a single genomic region encodes these proteins:
- the LOC125038943 gene encoding MOB kinase activator-like 1 isoform X3: MSFLFGSRSSKTFKPKKHIPEGTHQYDLMKHAAATLGSGNLRAAVMLPEGEDLNEWVAVNTVDFFNQINMLYGTITEMCTEESCPVMSAGPKYEYHWADGQTVKKPIKCSAPKYIDYLMTWVQDQLDDEALFPSKIGVPFPKNFPSNAKTILKRLFRVYAHIYHQHFSEVVQLGEEAHLNTSFKHFIFFVQEFQLIERKELAPLQELIDKLAAKDR, translated from the exons TGGAAGCCGGTCGAGCAAGACCTTCAAGCCCAAGAAGCACATCCCAGAGGGCACTCACCAGTATGACCTAATGAAACATGCGGCGGCCACGCTGGGCTCTGGCAACCTACGTGCAGCCGTGATGCTGCCCGAAGGGGAAGACCTCAATGAATGGGTGGCTGTCAACA CCGTTGACTTCTTCAATCAGATCAACATGCTGTACGGAACTATAACGGAGATGTGTACTGAGGAGTCATGTCCAGTCATGTCTGCAGGGCCGAAGTATGAATACCATTGGGCAGACGGTCAGACTGTTAAGAAGCCCATCAAGTGTTCAGCCCCCAAATACATAGATTACCTCATGACATGGGTACAAGACCAGCTAGACGATGAAGCTCTTTTCCCCTCAAAGATAG GTGTTCCATTTCCAAAGAACTTCCCAAGCAACGCCAAGACAATACTGAAACGGCTCTTCAGGGTGTATGCACACATCTACCACCAACACTTTAGTGAAGTGGTACAGCTTGGGGAGGAAGCACATCTTAATACATCCTTCAAGCACTTCATATTCTTTGTCCAG GAGTTCCAGTTGATAGAACGGAAAGAACTGGCCCCCCTGCAGGAGCTGATTGACAAACTAGCAGCCAAGGATCGATGA
- the LOC125038943 gene encoding MOB kinase activator-like 1 isoform X2 yields MSSDQFDYDDGSRSSKTFKPKKHIPEGTHQYDLMKHAAATLGSGNLRAAVMLPEGEDLNEWVAVNTVDFFNQINMLYGTITEMCTEESCPVMSAGPKYEYHWADGQTVKKPIKCSAPKYIDYLMTWVQDQLDDEALFPSKIGVPFPKNFPSNAKTILKRLFRVYAHIYHQHFSEVVQLGEEAHLNTSFKHFIFFVQEFQLIERKELAPLQELIDKLAAKDR; encoded by the exons TGGAAGCCGGTCGAGCAAGACCTTCAAGCCCAAGAAGCACATCCCAGAGGGCACTCACCAGTATGACCTAATGAAACATGCGGCGGCCACGCTGGGCTCTGGCAACCTACGTGCAGCCGTGATGCTGCCCGAAGGGGAAGACCTCAATGAATGGGTGGCTGTCAACA CCGTTGACTTCTTCAATCAGATCAACATGCTGTACGGAACTATAACGGAGATGTGTACTGAGGAGTCATGTCCAGTCATGTCTGCAGGGCCGAAGTATGAATACCATTGGGCAGACGGTCAGACTGTTAAGAAGCCCATCAAGTGTTCAGCCCCCAAATACATAGATTACCTCATGACATGGGTACAAGACCAGCTAGACGATGAAGCTCTTTTCCCCTCAAAGATAG GTGTTCCATTTCCAAAGAACTTCCCAAGCAACGCCAAGACAATACTGAAACGGCTCTTCAGGGTGTATGCACACATCTACCACCAACACTTTAGTGAAGTGGTACAGCTTGGGGAGGAAGCACATCTTAATACATCCTTCAAGCACTTCATATTCTTTGTCCAG GAGTTCCAGTTGATAGAACGGAAAGAACTGGCCCCCCTGCAGGAGCTGATTGACAAACTAGCAGCCAAGGATCGATGA